One Pseudomonas syringae KCTC 12500 genomic window carries:
- a CDS encoding isocitrate/isopropylmalate dehydrogenase family protein, translated as MTIQVLRKRICVLPGDGIGIEVMEAALPVIAALNLPFDLIAADIGWECWRAEGETVPARTWEIMASCDATLLGAITSKPLAEAEAELPLALQGQNRRYVSPVIQLRQNLDLYANVRPVTDMTGENRFRFVVIRENTEGLYAGLDFGCIPDALVPLLEEREALGAAWQREGQDDATVTLRLQTRSGLTRIFEYAFEYARKNHFTRVTFVDKPMVLRHSSAFARGIFEATAQRYPDVTGVIENVDAVALWMVQRPERFGVIVAENMFGDILSDLGAGVMGGLGFAPSGNFGNSGAYFEPVHGSAPAHAGLNKANPGAMFMAIALMLEHLGFPAESACISQAVSLVSRTSTRTYDLGGSHTTAQVGEAIVQQCIELQSRTFGYGNEQVAAQGERHVSAL; from the coding sequence ATGACCATTCAAGTGCTTAGAAAGCGCATCTGTGTCTTGCCCGGTGACGGAATCGGCATTGAGGTCATGGAGGCGGCACTTCCGGTAATCGCGGCGTTGAACCTGCCGTTCGATCTGATTGCGGCGGACATCGGTTGGGAATGCTGGAGGGCCGAGGGGGAAACCGTTCCGGCCCGGACCTGGGAGATCATGGCCAGTTGCGACGCGACATTGCTTGGCGCAATCACCAGCAAACCTCTGGCAGAGGCCGAAGCAGAGTTGCCACTGGCGCTTCAGGGCCAGAACCGCCGCTATGTCAGCCCGGTCATTCAGCTCAGGCAGAATCTTGACTTGTACGCCAATGTCCGCCCGGTCACTGACATGACCGGCGAAAACAGATTTCGCTTTGTCGTGATCAGGGAAAACACCGAAGGGCTTTATGCGGGGCTGGACTTCGGTTGTATCCCGGATGCACTGGTGCCCCTGCTCGAAGAGCGGGAAGCCCTTGGCGCGGCGTGGCAGCGAGAAGGGCAGGATGATGCGACGGTGACGTTGCGCCTGCAGACGCGAAGTGGCCTGACGCGTATTTTCGAATACGCCTTCGAGTACGCCCGCAAAAACCACTTCACGCGGGTCACGTTTGTCGACAAACCCATGGTCCTGCGGCACAGCAGCGCCTTTGCACGGGGCATCTTCGAAGCAACAGCTCAGCGGTATCCGGACGTGACCGGGGTCATCGAGAATGTCGATGCGGTTGCCCTGTGGATGGTGCAACGTCCCGAGCGCTTCGGGGTGATCGTTGCCGAGAACATGTTCGGCGATATTCTTTCCGATCTCGGCGCCGGAGTCATGGGAGGTCTGGGGTTTGCGCCCAGTGGCAACTTCGGCAATTCAGGGGCTTATTTCGAACCGGTACACGGCAGCGCGCCTGCCCATGCGGGGTTGAACAAGGCCAACCCCGGCGCGATGTTCATGGCCATCGCACTGATGCTGGAGCATTTGGGGTTCCCGGCCGAGTCGGCGTGTATCAGCCAGGCCGTCAGCCTGGTTTCTCGCACATCCACACGCACGTATGACCTTGGCGGTTCCCATACCACGGCTCAGGTGGGCGAAGCGATCGTTCAACAGTGCATCGAGTTGCAGTCCCGCACGTTCGGGTATGGCAACGAACAGGTTGCAGCACAGGGAGAACGTCATGTCAGCGCACTTTGA
- a CDS encoding RraA family protein, which produces MSAHFEAVPIAQAVLEACEHLDTASLSDALDSLGIDGGLSGIASQVPGTRCVGIAFTVQYEPVDASALFKGAANYIDHVPAGAVIVSSNNGRQDCTVWGDIMTHFALANGIKGTVIDGVARDIDTVIECSYPLFSRGRFMQSAKNRAQLQAVQVPLLIDGVTVRPGDLLVCDGSGCVVIPQQLAAEVVRRAQAVEQTERRIIEAISAGWTLEKARSTYRYDQPWLTDAEKISVAMPSQA; this is translated from the coding sequence ATGTCAGCGCACTTTGAAGCTGTACCCATTGCGCAAGCCGTGCTGGAGGCATGTGAACATCTCGACACTGCGTCCTTGTCTGACGCGCTGGACAGCCTGGGGATCGACGGCGGGCTTTCGGGTATTGCCTCGCAAGTACCTGGCACTCGTTGCGTGGGCATCGCGTTTACCGTGCAGTACGAGCCGGTCGATGCCTCTGCGCTATTCAAGGGGGCTGCCAACTATATCGATCATGTACCGGCCGGTGCGGTGATTGTTTCCTCAAACAACGGACGCCAGGACTGCACGGTATGGGGCGACATCATGACCCACTTCGCGTTGGCCAATGGTATCAAGGGCACTGTGATCGATGGCGTGGCGCGCGATATCGATACGGTCATCGAGTGCAGCTACCCATTGTTCAGTCGTGGACGTTTCATGCAGTCGGCAAAGAACCGCGCTCAACTCCAGGCTGTACAAGTGCCTCTGCTCATCGATGGCGTGACGGTCCGGCCCGGCGACCTTCTGGTGTGTGATGGCAGCGGGTGCGTTGTGATTCCCCAGCAACTGGCCGCCGAGGTCGTACGCCGTGCCCAGGCGGTCGAGCAGACAGAACGCCGCATCATCGAAGCCATATCGGCTGGCTGGACGCTGGAAAAAGCCCGCAGCACCTATCGCTACGACCAGCCCTGGCTGACTGACGCTGAAAAAATCAGCGTCGCGATGCCTTCGCAGGCGTGA
- a CDS encoding NAD(P)H-dependent flavin oxidoreductase — protein sequence MTTINTALTSLLGIDHPLILAPMGGASGGRLAAAVSRAGGLGLVGASYGDPQWMARELEMMREVQQPWGVGLVMFTVAKQFELLLLALEYRPAVVALSFGDVRPFVRPIHQANAKVIVQVHDVDQALEALDAGADALIVQGAEAGGHSLRRASLPLFPAVRDAVGEHVVLIGAGGIADGRGMAAALALGMDGVMMGTRFLASQEALPSERVKQRLLQAVASDTVRTRIFDQVRGIDWPEGYSGRVIGNDFSASWVGEEQAFAASAGKLRLDYEAALAADDVSIRAIWAGEVADLIKEVLPAQLIVESTLRGYAASVERLRTAR from the coding sequence ATGACCACGATCAATACAGCACTGACCTCACTTCTGGGCATTGACCACCCGCTGATTCTGGCGCCCATGGGCGGCGCTTCCGGTGGGCGTCTGGCGGCTGCGGTTTCCCGTGCCGGTGGCCTTGGCCTGGTGGGTGCCAGTTACGGCGACCCGCAATGGATGGCGCGTGAACTGGAGATGATGCGAGAGGTGCAGCAACCTTGGGGCGTAGGCCTGGTCATGTTTACCGTGGCCAAACAGTTCGAATTGCTTCTTCTGGCGCTGGAGTATCGTCCGGCGGTGGTTGCCCTGTCGTTTGGTGATGTACGTCCTTTCGTCAGGCCCATCCATCAGGCCAATGCCAAAGTCATCGTTCAGGTGCATGACGTCGACCAGGCGCTTGAAGCGCTGGACGCCGGTGCCGATGCGCTGATCGTGCAAGGTGCCGAGGCGGGTGGTCACAGTTTGCGCCGCGCTTCATTGCCGCTGTTCCCGGCGGTCCGCGACGCTGTGGGTGAGCATGTCGTGCTGATCGGTGCCGGCGGCATCGCCGACGGGCGTGGCATGGCTGCTGCGCTGGCGCTTGGCATGGACGGCGTGATGATGGGCACGCGCTTTCTGGCTTCGCAGGAGGCACTGCCTTCCGAACGGGTAAAACAACGACTGCTGCAGGCGGTCGCGAGCGATACGGTGCGAACCCGGATCTTCGATCAGGTGCGCGGCATCGATTGGCCCGAGGGCTACAGCGGGCGCGTGATCGGCAATGACTTTTCCGCTAGTTGGGTGGGTGAGGAGCAGGCTTTCGCTGCGTCAGCCGGTAAGTTGCGCCTGGACTATGAAGCCGCGCTGGCAGCCGACGATGTCAGTATCCGGGCCATCTGGGCAGGCGAAGTCGCGGACCTGATCAAGGAGGTGCTGCCCGCACAACTGATTGTCGAGTCGACCTTGCGCGGGTATGCCGCCAGTGTCGAACGCCTTCGCACGGCCCGCTGA
- a CDS encoding LysR family transcriptional regulator translates to MTMTPVDGSATFDVNNLFRKPRICFDWEDLRYFVMFSTVSSLSGAARMLGVEHATVSRRIASLERSLNVKLVDRRKRLYELTDEGRRVAAIGRQIEAQTQAVGRLAVAAQVVQGVEVTISAPPSVAVEKLVPQLGAFRAMHPGIMLRLLGDHQYSSLSSCQSDLCIRFSKPVESGIVARRIGTASFSFYCARFYLEQRPPEHYEFIAYDNELMSDNQNGWLRDIVGDRPFVLEAKTVELQIRAAETGVGIALLPSFAVEGNDRLCRVELSAPLEVDVWLGVHEDLRAVASIQAAMNYVESCYR, encoded by the coding sequence ATGACAATGACTCCAGTGGATGGATCGGCTACCTTCGATGTTAACAACCTGTTCAGAAAACCCAGGATCTGTTTTGACTGGGAGGACCTGCGTTACTTCGTAATGTTTTCCACGGTCAGTTCCCTGAGTGGCGCTGCAAGGATGCTGGGTGTGGAGCACGCCACTGTTTCGCGCCGTATCGCTTCGCTGGAAAGGTCTCTGAATGTAAAGCTTGTCGACCGTCGCAAGCGTTTGTATGAACTGACTGATGAGGGACGGCGTGTGGCGGCGATCGGGCGACAGATCGAGGCGCAGACCCAGGCCGTTGGCCGTCTCGCGGTTGCGGCTCAGGTGGTGCAGGGTGTGGAAGTGACCATCAGTGCGCCGCCGTCGGTGGCGGTCGAGAAGCTGGTGCCACAATTGGGGGCATTTCGGGCGATGCATCCCGGCATTATGTTGCGCTTGTTGGGCGATCACCAGTATTCGTCGTTATCCAGTTGCCAGTCTGACCTGTGTATACGGTTTTCCAAACCTGTTGAAAGCGGCATTGTCGCGCGGCGCATTGGCACGGCTTCCTTTTCATTTTATTGCGCACGTTTTTATCTGGAGCAACGCCCTCCGGAGCATTATGAGTTTATTGCTTATGACAATGAACTGATGAGTGACAATCAGAATGGTTGGCTGAGGGATATCGTCGGTGATCGGCCCTTTGTGCTGGAGGCCAAAACGGTGGAGTTGCAAATTCGTGCTGCCGAAACCGGTGTGGGCATCGCGTTACTGCCCAGTTTTGCCGTAGAGGGCAATGATCGTCTGTGCCGGGTGGAGTTGTCGGCTCCGCTGGAAGTCGATGTCTGGCTCGGCGTGCATGAAGACTTGCGCGCGGTGGCTTCCATCCAGGCTGCCATGAATTATGTGGAAAGCTGTTATCGCTAG
- a CDS encoding DUF6282 family protein, with product MSQVDALNFIDVHYHANPDAFIRRHGAIEAGRCYARAQGRVVLKNHLGCTAAQAWEARDQGFPVSGSVVLNEIAGGIDYRVVERSLCVRGDEPGRFMVHLPTVTGRTHASTLARNLSHPLLRDKPIKPARVTSESGRLTPQALDILRMARDYPLVISTGHADADEVRTLIDEALRIGVPRLMLNQPANPLTGLDAAELALIGTEPSVYIEQTALTYLLGYQDRQDFSDVLSHVGNVVYSSDLGQTSQIDVHEWLSLSGQWFDAFGLSGERRIEVTLLNPQRMLAL from the coding sequence ATGAGCCAGGTCGACGCGCTGAACTTCATCGATGTGCATTACCACGCCAATCCTGACGCGTTCATTCGTCGTCATGGTGCGATCGAGGCGGGCAGGTGCTACGCGCGGGCGCAGGGCAGGGTGGTGCTGAAGAATCATCTGGGGTGTACGGCAGCCCAGGCGTGGGAAGCGCGCGATCAGGGTTTTCCGGTCAGCGGCTCGGTGGTGCTGAACGAGATTGCCGGCGGCATCGACTATCGTGTGGTCGAGCGCAGCCTCTGTGTGCGTGGCGATGAGCCGGGGCGTTTCATGGTTCATTTGCCAACCGTGACCGGCAGAACGCATGCCAGCACGCTGGCCCGCAACCTGAGCCATCCGCTGTTGCGGGACAAGCCCATCAAGCCTGCCAGAGTGACATCGGAGAGCGGCCGCCTCACGCCACAGGCGCTGGATATTCTGAGAATGGCGCGTGACTATCCGCTGGTGATCTCGACCGGGCATGCCGATGCCGATGAAGTCAGGACGCTGATCGACGAAGCGCTACGGATCGGTGTGCCAAGGTTGATGCTCAATCAGCCTGCCAATCCGTTGACCGGTCTAGACGCGGCCGAGCTTGCGCTGATCGGCACAGAGCCATCGGTCTACATCGAGCAGACCGCACTGACGTACTTGCTGGGCTATCAGGACCGGCAGGATTTCAGCGATGTGTTGAGCCATGTCGGCAATGTGGTCTACAGCTCGGACCTGGGGCAGACCAGCCAGATCGATGTCCACGAGTGGCTGTCGCTGAGCGGGCAGTGGTTCGACGCGTTCGGCTTGAGCGGCGAGCGCCGCATCGAGGTGACTCTGTTGAATCCGCAACGCATGTTGGCCCTTTAA
- a CDS encoding antibiotic biosynthesis monooxygenase, whose amino-acid sequence MKMELFDAQSVTDDNAVYLINVVQVNEGAQDLAIQILEETVSYVARTYSAFKWSRLMRSIDGKTVINQAQWSDRSQFESLFTDAEFLLRYSRLKETGTWEYHLYNVAEYITPEIAFRRPAEPLPAEEGGAQAAFV is encoded by the coding sequence ATGAAAATGGAATTGTTCGACGCTCAATCCGTCACCGATGACAACGCGGTTTATCTGATCAATGTCGTACAGGTAAATGAGGGGGCTCAGGATCTGGCCATTCAGATTCTTGAAGAGACGGTCAGTTACGTGGCACGCACTTACAGTGCCTTCAAATGGAGCCGATTGATGAGAAGCATCGACGGCAAGACCGTTATCAATCAGGCGCAATGGAGCGATCGCAGCCAGTTCGAGTCGCTGTTTACCGACGCAGAGTTTCTGTTGCGCTACTCCCGGTTGAAAGAAACCGGCACTTGGGAATATCACCTGTACAACGTGGCCGAGTACATCACCCCTGAAATTGCCTTCAGAAGGCCGGCTGAGCCACTACCGGCAGAAGAGGGCGGCGCACAGGCCGCCTTCGTCTGA
- a CDS encoding nucleoid-structuring protein H-NS codes for MADVKILDVTLRDGGYRNNFNFTEDQAQIVVAGLASAGVDLCEIGYCKGSFAPKGEHGLTSDVGAGFIEKIAQAANGRIELAVMVHPRNITTDDFAMLKEQGVSMIRVCLRRDQLDEGLVTLSLARDHGFSVSANVTHVTSQTPGSVLDTAVRAEGAGADIVCCADSNGHMLPADVDRLFSRLSSRLLVPLGFHAHNNLSLALANAAAAIEAGAEYIDTSICGMGKGAGNLHLSMLVAYLERTGVSHGYDLVKVMELSEATARAVPHNNMPSPLMDVILGTYNFPYDSSQRVRDTLERFQLTSEYRAIEVMHQQDKVARLAPRAVLSTIATGLPNGVKGVAL; via the coding sequence ATGGCCGACGTAAAAATTCTCGACGTTACATTGCGTGATGGTGGTTATCGGAACAACTTCAACTTCACAGAAGATCAGGCGCAGATAGTGGTCGCTGGCTTGGCCAGTGCGGGTGTCGACCTCTGCGAAATTGGTTATTGCAAAGGATCCTTCGCCCCGAAAGGCGAGCACGGTCTGACCAGTGATGTAGGCGCAGGCTTCATTGAAAAGATTGCGCAGGCGGCCAACGGCCGTATCGAACTGGCCGTCATGGTTCACCCCAGAAACATCACCACGGATGACTTCGCCATGCTCAAGGAGCAGGGCGTTTCGATGATCCGCGTCTGTTTGAGGCGCGATCAACTGGATGAGGGGCTTGTGACCTTGTCGCTGGCTCGCGATCACGGCTTCAGTGTCAGCGCCAATGTGACGCATGTCACCTCGCAGACGCCAGGCAGCGTGCTTGATACGGCAGTGCGCGCGGAGGGGGCCGGCGCAGATATCGTTTGCTGTGCGGATTCCAATGGCCACATGTTGCCAGCCGATGTAGACCGACTGTTCAGTCGTCTCTCAAGCCGGCTGTTGGTGCCGCTGGGCTTTCACGCGCATAACAATCTGTCGTTGGCGCTGGCGAATGCAGCGGCCGCTATAGAAGCCGGCGCTGAATACATCGACACGTCCATATGCGGCATGGGCAAAGGGGCCGGCAATCTTCACCTGAGTATGCTGGTTGCCTACCTGGAGCGTACGGGCGTCAGTCATGGTTATGACCTGGTGAAAGTGATGGAACTGTCGGAAGCCACGGCCCGCGCGGTACCGCACAACAATATGCCCAGCCCGCTGATGGATGTCATTCTGGGCACTTACAACTTCCCCTATGACAGCAGTCAACGCGTGCGCGACACCCTCGAGCGCTTTCAGTTGACCTCCGAGTACCGAGCGATCGAGGTGATGCATCAGCAGGACAAGGTGGCGCGTCTTGCGCCGCGAGCGGTGTTGTCGACCATCGCCACCGGCTTGCCGAATGGCGTCAAGGGAGTCGCGCTATGA
- a CDS encoding LLM class flavin-dependent oxidoreductase: protein MRAEKSYPIKTNPMRSSPNKIQLGVFSTNTEGGCTVTNAPERLRGDDWAGNLEIARIADDAGFEAFIPVGRWKGFGGTNNTGGVCFETYTWAAGIAALTSQIAVFTTSHLPTVHPLFAAKQAVTIDHISGGRFGLNILCGWYGAEMRMFSGHMMEHDKRYDYAEEWLHIAKNAWEQQTPFDFKGEYFNICGAISQPQPLNKPYLINAGGSPRGKLFCAEHCDAAFLIVKHLDGEQAVREQIASYKDLAKQKFGRDIKIWCYGYVVQKDTQEEADAYLDYYANQVGDDEGCDIITGELGIQTGIFTPEDAVRFRFHFKAGFAGVPLVGTPEKIVELFRKYSDWGIDGIALTWLDYHEGIKDFVRETLPLMEDAGLRESRVVEAITSKVSAEVA, encoded by the coding sequence ATGCGCGCTGAAAAATCCTATCCGATAAAAACCAACCCGATGCGCAGCAGCCCGAACAAGATACAGCTGGGTGTTTTCTCCACCAATACCGAGGGTGGCTGCACCGTCACCAATGCGCCTGAACGCCTGCGCGGAGACGATTGGGCTGGCAACCTGGAAATCGCGCGGATTGCCGACGATGCGGGGTTTGAGGCCTTCATACCGGTAGGCCGCTGGAAAGGTTTCGGCGGTACCAACAATACTGGCGGTGTCTGTTTCGAAACCTATACCTGGGCTGCCGGGATTGCAGCGCTGACCAGTCAGATCGCGGTCTTCACCACCTCGCACCTGCCCACCGTGCACCCGCTGTTCGCGGCCAAACAAGCGGTAACCATCGACCACATCAGCGGCGGGCGCTTCGGGCTGAATATCCTCTGCGGCTGGTATGGCGCGGAAATGCGCATGTTCAGCGGCCACATGATGGAGCACGACAAACGCTACGACTACGCGGAAGAGTGGTTGCACATTGCAAAAAATGCCTGGGAGCAGCAGACCCCGTTCGACTTCAAAGGCGAGTATTTCAACATCTGCGGCGCAATCTCGCAGCCACAACCCTTGAATAAACCCTACCTGATCAATGCCGGAGGGTCGCCGCGCGGCAAACTATTCTGTGCAGAACATTGCGACGCCGCGTTCCTGATCGTCAAACATCTGGACGGCGAACAAGCGGTGCGTGAGCAGATTGCATCCTACAAGGACCTGGCGAAACAGAAGTTCGGCCGTGACATAAAGATATGGTGTTATGGCTACGTGGTGCAGAAGGACACGCAAGAGGAAGCAGACGCTTACCTGGACTATTACGCCAACCAGGTGGGTGACGATGAGGGCTGCGACATCATTACCGGCGAGCTGGGTATCCAGACCGGCATTTTCACCCCCGAAGACGCCGTGCGTTTCCGTTTCCACTTCAAGGCCGGATTCGCCGGGGTGCCACTGGTAGGCACACCCGAGAAGATCGTGGAGCTGTTCAGGAAGTATTCTGACTGGGGGATCGACGGCATTGCCCTGACGTGGCTCGATTACCACGAGGGTATAAAGGACTTCGTGAGAGAAACACTGCCACTGATGGAAGACGCGGGCCTGCGTGAATCCAGAGTGGTGGAGGCGATTACTTCGAAGGTGTCCGCAGAAGTAGCCTGA